Proteins from one Listeria weihenstephanensis genomic window:
- a CDS encoding DUF2800 domain-containing protein: MPDVHAKLSASGSSRWLNCTPSISLEAKFPEQEGGGIFAREGTLAHSFGELILQRFNREIDKAKYIRKLNLLKKHELYDETMIDHVEVYTTVVIEKFQAAHAADPDAVLSIEQRLDYSGWARGGFGTGDAVIVGNGVVEIVDLKYGKGVPVFAEENSQLMLYGLGAYNAFELGYDLHTVKMTIVQPRLDSITEFEMEVSDLLDWADNVVRPAALLADKGEGEQVPGSWCTFCKAKAICKARAEANLAFTTYNFKDPRLMQPEEIGAVLKQAAELGKWADDVKKFALKEAEAKGIKFPGWKLVEGKSNRKYVDEETVLGALELEGYSEDDLMNKKLKGLGDLEKMVGKKRVVMILGDLIVKPPGRPTLAVESDKRREISLKSAAADDFADDLEN, from the coding sequence ATGCCAGACGTACACGCCAAGCTGTCAGCCTCGGGCTCGAGCAGGTGGCTAAACTGTACGCCCTCCATATCCCTAGAAGCCAAGTTCCCCGAGCAGGAGGGCGGCGGTATCTTCGCAAGAGAGGGCACCTTGGCGCATAGCTTCGGTGAGCTCATTCTGCAACGATTCAACCGTGAGATAGACAAAGCGAAGTACATCCGGAAACTGAACCTGCTCAAAAAACACGAGCTCTACGACGAGACGATGATTGACCATGTCGAAGTCTATACGACTGTTGTGATTGAAAAGTTCCAAGCGGCTCATGCTGCGGACCCTGATGCTGTACTCTCCATTGAGCAGCGTCTCGACTATTCGGGTTGGGCACGTGGGGGGTTCGGTACAGGTGACGCGGTCATCGTCGGGAATGGCGTTGTGGAAATTGTCGATTTGAAGTATGGCAAGGGTGTCCCAGTCTTCGCAGAGGAGAATAGCCAGCTCATGCTGTACGGGCTTGGTGCCTACAATGCTTTCGAGCTAGGCTATGACTTGCATACCGTCAAAATGACGATTGTGCAGCCACGTCTGGACAGTATCACCGAGTTCGAGATGGAAGTCAGTGACCTGCTCGATTGGGCGGATAACGTAGTCAGACCAGCCGCGCTACTTGCCGATAAAGGCGAGGGCGAGCAGGTACCGGGTTCCTGGTGTACCTTCTGCAAGGCAAAAGCGATTTGCAAGGCCAGAGCGGAGGCTAACCTTGCTTTTACAACGTACAACTTCAAAGACCCTCGACTCATGCAGCCCGAAGAAATAGGGGCCGTGCTGAAACAAGCGGCAGAGCTGGGTAAGTGGGCGGATGATGTCAAGAAGTTCGCGCTAAAAGAGGCGGAGGCTAAAGGCATCAAATTCCCAGGCTGGAAGTTAGTAGAGGGCAAAAGTAACCGGAAATACGTGGATGAGGAGACTGTGCTGGGCGCCTTGGAGCTAGAAGGTTACTCCGAAGATGACCTCATGAACAAGAAACTTAAAGGCCTCGGAGACCTGGAGAAAATGGTTGGCAAGAAGCGGGTGGTCATGATACTGGGAGACTTGATTGTGAAGCCCCCAGGTCGCCCAACGCTCGCAGTAGAATCAGATAAAAGAAGAGAAATCAGTCTAAAGTCAGCCGCAGCGGATGATTTTGCGGACGACTTAGAAAACTAA
- a CDS encoding DUF2815 family protein: MAKVVTGKVRFSYAHVFEPWSGEEGQPKKYSVCLIIDKSDKKTLKAINKAIEELKEDERALATWGGKKAPKSLKLPLRDGDDEREEQEEFEDTFFLNANSNRAPEVINKQGRILEDEEDFYSGCYGRASVNLFAYNSNGSKGIAVGLNNLLFLEDGEPLGGTRTSAKEDFADLIDDDDFDDDDDL; the protein is encoded by the coding sequence ATGGCAAAAGTAGTAACAGGGAAAGTTAGATTTAGTTATGCGCATGTGTTCGAACCATGGAGCGGTGAAGAGGGCCAGCCGAAGAAATACAGTGTTTGTCTCATCATTGATAAATCTGACAAGAAGACGCTCAAAGCTATCAACAAGGCTATTGAAGAGTTGAAAGAGGACGAGCGCGCTCTTGCTACCTGGGGCGGTAAGAAAGCACCTAAGAGTTTGAAGCTGCCACTGCGTGATGGCGATGACGAGCGCGAAGAACAGGAAGAGTTTGAAGATACGTTTTTCCTCAATGCAAACAGTAATCGAGCACCTGAGGTCATCAACAAACAAGGGAGGATTTTAGAGGATGAGGAGGATTTCTATTCTGGCTGTTACGGTCGTGCAAGTGTTAATCTTTTTGCTTATAACAGCAATGGCAGTAAAGGGATTGCAGTAGGCTTGAATAACCTTCTATTCCTAGAAGACGGCGAACCTCTTGGTGGTACCCGTACTAGTGCGAAAGAAGATTTTGCTGACCTCATTGATGACGACGATTTTGACGATGATGATGACTTATGA